A genomic segment from Chiroxiphia lanceolata isolate bChiLan1 chromosome 27, bChiLan1.pri, whole genome shotgun sequence encodes:
- the SIRT6 gene encoding NAD-dependent protein deacetylase sirtuin-6 isoform X2, with protein MGLEKHLRNSIQIFDPPEELERKVRELAELIRSSSNVVFHTGAGISTASGIPDFRGPNGVWTMEEKGLSPKFDTTFENARPSKTHMALLGLQRVGILKFLVSQNVDGLHVRSGFPRDKLAELHGNMFVEECVKCGKQYVRDAVVGSMGLKPTGRLCSVTKARGLRACRGKLRDTILDWEDSLPDRDLTLADEACRKADLSVTLGTSLQIKPSGNLPLITKKRGGKLVIVNLQATKHDRQADLRIHAYVDDVMTKLMKLLGLEVPEWTGPVVVESAELPRPEQLLTSPGKWLKEEPVSQHNGTGMPCPGNTPCPGKVLVEHHEGLKQERPSPDTGPPPVKKVKVEPLLS; from the exons aTGGGGCTGGAGAAGCATCTCAGGAATTCAATCCAG ATTTTCGACCCTCCGGAGGAGCTGGAGCGGAAGGTCCGGGAGCTGGCGGAGCTGATCCGGAGCTCCTCCAATGTGGTGTTTCACACAGGGGCAGGAATCAGCACGGCCTCGGGGATCCCTGACTTCAG GGGCCCCAATGGTGTCTGGACCATGGAAGAGAAAGGGCTCTCCCCAAAATTCGACACCACCTTTGAGAATGCCAGGCCCTCCAAGACTCACATGgcgctgctggggctgcagagagTCGGAATCCTGAAATTCCTGGTCAGCCAGAACGTGGATGGCCTGCACGTGCGTTCGGGATTCCCACG GGACAAGCTGGCTGAGCTCCACGGGAATATGTTTGTGGAAGAGTGCGTGAAATGCGGCAA GCAGTACGTGAGGGATGCCGTGGTGGGCAGCATGGGGCTCAAACCCACCGGCCGGCTCTGCAGCGTCACCAAGGCCCGCGGGCTGAGGGCCTGCAG agGGAAGTTACGAGACACTATCCTGGACTGGGAAGATTCCCTGCCCGACCGTGACCTCACGCTGGCAGATGAAGCCTGCAG GAAAGCCGATCTCTCCGTCACCCTTGGGACCTCCCTGCAGATCAAACCCAGTGGGAACCTCCCGCTGATCACcaagaagagaggagggaagctGGTCATAGTCAACCTGCAGGCAACCAAACAC GACAGACAGGCCGACCTGCGCATCCACGCCTACGTGGACGACGTGATGACGAAGCTGATGaagctcctggggctggaggtgcccGAGTGGACGGGGCCGGTGGTGGTGGAGAGCGCGGAGCTGCCGAGGCCGGAGCAGCTCCTCACGTCCCCCGGGAAGTGGCTGAAGGAGGAACCCGTCTCCCAGCACAACGGCACGGGAATGCCGTGTCCCGGGAATACGCCGTGTCCCGGGAAGGTGCTGGTGGAGCACCACGAGGGGCTGAAGCAGGAGCGTCCCAGCCCGGACACGGGGCCACCGCCGGTGAAGAAGGTGAAGGTGGAGCCTCTCCTGAGCTGA
- the SIRT6 gene encoding NAD-dependent protein deacetylase sirtuin-6 isoform X1, which translates to MAVNYAAGLSPYSDKGKCGLPEIFDPPEELERKVRELAELIRSSSNVVFHTGAGISTASGIPDFRGPNGVWTMEEKGLSPKFDTTFENARPSKTHMALLGLQRVGILKFLVSQNVDGLHVRSGFPRDKLAELHGNMFVEECVKCGKQYVRDAVVGSMGLKPTGRLCSVTKARGLRACRGKLRDTILDWEDSLPDRDLTLADEACRKADLSVTLGTSLQIKPSGNLPLITKKRGGKLVIVNLQATKHDRQADLRIHAYVDDVMTKLMKLLGLEVPEWTGPVVVESAELPRPEQLLTSPGKWLKEEPVSQHNGTGMPCPGNTPCPGKVLVEHHEGLKQERPSPDTGPPPVKKVKVEPLLS; encoded by the exons ATGGCGGTGAATTACGCGGCCGGGCTGTCCCCGTACTCGGACAAGGGCAAGTGCGGCCTCCCCGAG ATTTTCGACCCTCCGGAGGAGCTGGAGCGGAAGGTCCGGGAGCTGGCGGAGCTGATCCGGAGCTCCTCCAATGTGGTGTTTCACACAGGGGCAGGAATCAGCACGGCCTCGGGGATCCCTGACTTCAG GGGCCCCAATGGTGTCTGGACCATGGAAGAGAAAGGGCTCTCCCCAAAATTCGACACCACCTTTGAGAATGCCAGGCCCTCCAAGACTCACATGgcgctgctggggctgcagagagTCGGAATCCTGAAATTCCTGGTCAGCCAGAACGTGGATGGCCTGCACGTGCGTTCGGGATTCCCACG GGACAAGCTGGCTGAGCTCCACGGGAATATGTTTGTGGAAGAGTGCGTGAAATGCGGCAA GCAGTACGTGAGGGATGCCGTGGTGGGCAGCATGGGGCTCAAACCCACCGGCCGGCTCTGCAGCGTCACCAAGGCCCGCGGGCTGAGGGCCTGCAG agGGAAGTTACGAGACACTATCCTGGACTGGGAAGATTCCCTGCCCGACCGTGACCTCACGCTGGCAGATGAAGCCTGCAG GAAAGCCGATCTCTCCGTCACCCTTGGGACCTCCCTGCAGATCAAACCCAGTGGGAACCTCCCGCTGATCACcaagaagagaggagggaagctGGTCATAGTCAACCTGCAGGCAACCAAACAC GACAGACAGGCCGACCTGCGCATCCACGCCTACGTGGACGACGTGATGACGAAGCTGATGaagctcctggggctggaggtgcccGAGTGGACGGGGCCGGTGGTGGTGGAGAGCGCGGAGCTGCCGAGGCCGGAGCAGCTCCTCACGTCCCCCGGGAAGTGGCTGAAGGAGGAACCCGTCTCCCAGCACAACGGCACGGGAATGCCGTGTCCCGGGAATACGCCGTGTCCCGGGAAGGTGCTGGTGGAGCACCACGAGGGGCTGAAGCAGGAGCGTCCCAGCCCGGACACGGGGCCACCGCCGGTGAAGAAGGTGAAGGTGGAGCCTCTCCTGAGCTGA